In one window of Rhinopithecus roxellana isolate Shanxi Qingling chromosome 15, ASM756505v1, whole genome shotgun sequence DNA:
- the SMIM38 gene encoding small integral membrane protein 38, which yields MTSWPGGSSGPDPLLALLVVILLARLILWSCLGTYIDYRLAQRQPRKPKQD from the coding sequence ATGACCTCCTGGCCAGGTGGCAGCTCGGGCCCTGACCCGCTCCTGGCCCTGCTGGTGGTGATCCTCCTAGCACGCCTCATCCTGTGGTCCTGCCTCGGGACCTACATCGACTACAGACTGGCCCAGCGGCAGCCCCGGAAACCCAAGCAGGACTAG